From a region of the Bradyrhizobium diazoefficiens genome:
- a CDS encoding xanthine dehydrogenase: MSLETDHQGRLFAVILGTNEIASAIAVHLARSGTCVVLSHDPDPPVIRRRMAFHDALFAGTAQVEDFVGERLDDAMQVLRALRRDASRRRRVIVSRLGLVDLLPIRRIDVLIDARLQKRWIRPDLRRLAGLTIGLGPGFSTSSNCDVAIETRPGRIGLVQRDGRTDAADGIASRLGDLGAERFVYSDFVGTWRTSVAIGTHVEKDLMLGHLSGVPVMAPREGVLRGIIRDGTEVPSGVKLLEIDPRGVLSQWTGIDDRGRAIANATLSAILRGAAQRFGLVVEPEMSGHA; encoded by the coding sequence ATGTCTTTAGAAACTGATCATCAGGGTCGACTGTTCGCGGTCATCCTCGGCACCAATGAGATCGCGTCTGCGATCGCCGTCCATCTTGCGCGCAGCGGGACTTGCGTGGTGCTGTCGCATGATCCCGATCCGCCTGTGATCCGGCGCAGGATGGCCTTCCATGACGCGCTGTTCGCCGGGACGGCACAGGTCGAAGATTTTGTCGGTGAACGCCTCGACGACGCGATGCAGGTGCTCAGGGCGCTTCGTAGGGACGCTAGCCGACGAAGACGGGTCATCGTCTCCCGACTCGGCCTTGTCGACCTCCTGCCGATCCGCCGCATTGATGTGCTGATCGACGCGCGTCTGCAGAAGCGCTGGATCAGGCCCGACCTGCGGCGGCTCGCGGGACTGACCATAGGCCTGGGCCCAGGTTTCTCCACGAGCTCGAATTGCGATGTCGCGATCGAAACCCGGCCCGGCAGGATCGGCCTGGTCCAGCGAGACGGGCGAACGGATGCGGCTGACGGAATTGCGAGCCGGCTCGGTGATCTCGGCGCCGAACGCTTTGTCTATTCCGACTTCGTTGGCACTTGGCGAACGTCAGTCGCAATTGGAACCCATGTCGAGAAGGATCTCATGCTCGGTCATCTTTCCGGCGTGCCCGTCATGGCGCCGCGCGAGGGCGTATTGCGCGGGATCATCCGAGACGGGACCGAGGTTCCTTCCGGCGTCAAGCTGCTCGAGATTGATCCGCGCGGCGTGCTGTCGCAATGGACCGGCATCGACGATCGCGGCCGGGCAATCGCCAACGCGACGTTGAGCGCGATCCTTCGAGGTGCGGCGCAGCGGTTCGGCCTGGTCGTTGAACCGGAGATGTCGGGACACGCGTGA